The window CGGCATGGTCGCTGGGCATTGAAGTTAATTTATCTACGACTATTTTTTCAGCGCTAACAGGCAGTTTTAAATGGAGACCGGGGTAGTCGACCGGCCTTATCCGGAAAGGGGTTGATAAGACGATGACCCTACCTATAAAGATTGCTACGAAATTTGAAAATAGCGCCAATAACATTTTTGCCTTTGTTCTAACTTCGTTTTGGTTCCGGGGTAAAAACCAAAGCCACCAAAAAACAACCATCATTATACCTCCTTTTAAGAAACTGTTGTCTGCTATAAAAACAATCAATCTATCCGCAAAGGCGCTTTTACGTGAAAACTGTTGAAAAAAATGGAGTACACCTAAATCGAAGGGGTTCACATCTGGGCGTTTCACCAGTTCATTTGATTTATGCTGTGCAGTTAAGGTATCATTGGCCTTAACAATAATGCTTGCCCGGGCGCTTAATATTGTTAAATAAACAATGAATAAAATTGAAAAAAGCCGGAATGCTTTCATGTGGG of the Mucilaginibacter boryungensis genome contains:
- a CDS encoding phosphatase PAP2 family protein produces the protein MKAFRLFSILFIVYLTILSARASIIVKANDTLTAQHKSNELVKRPDVNPFDLGVLHFFQQFSRKSAFADRLIVFIADNSFLKGGIMMVVFWWLWFLPRNQNEVRTKAKMLLALFSNFVAIFIGRVIVLSTPFRIRPVDYPGLHLKLPVSAEKIVVDKLTSMPSDHAVLFYSICTGLFLVNRRIGIAAFVYTTVFVTFSRVYLCYHWASDVIFGAFIGICVTMIICADKWLLYKAESIYLYGQKKPQIFYAVFFFLTYELSNMFEDVRSIITFIIHS